The Mycetohabitans endofungorum genome contains a region encoding:
- a CDS encoding glycosyltransferase family 39 protein yields the protein MQDLLDPMRPTAPSTVPPSASSNTRALPLSPAALLPLMLLFALVWFLQLNWRHLIPSDEGRYAEMAREMLVTGDWITPRYNGYKYFEKPPLQTWFNAITFAWFGLGEWQARLYTALCGFAGILLVGYTGARVFNPAAGLMAALVLAASPYWNLMGHFNVLDTGLAFWMALTLCSLLLAQRAHLPARARRGWMWLCWASMALAVLSKGLVGLILPGAALVVYTVVARDWAVWKRLYLISGALVFAGIVLPWFVLVQRNNPEFFHYFFIVQQFERYLTPAQNRPGPFYYFAGVLLTGFLPWVSIAAQSVRQGWRMPRQQNGFAPVTLLLVWSAFIFLFFSASHSKLISYTLPVAPALALVIGLYLPGITRAQWQRHLLGYAALLAIAAVAAYFALIGQGDAKTPNALYREFIVWVEIAIGVGLVLTLLASWLVRRRALPPGAAPHAAPTATSIVVFGIGWFLLGAIGGNGHEVFGRQSSGALLAPAVRAELAKLPADTPFYSVDMLDHTLPFYVRHTTIMVQHADELWFGATIEPSKWIPTIDQWRARWHEPGPALALLPPSLYGQLAAAGVPMQVIARDTRRVVVAKPQL from the coding sequence ATGCAAGATTTGCTCGACCCGATGCGGCCGACGGCGCCATCGACCGTCCCGCCCAGCGCCTCCAGCAACACGCGCGCGTTGCCGCTGTCGCCAGCGGCCCTGCTGCCGCTCATGCTGCTGTTCGCGCTCGTATGGTTCCTGCAATTGAACTGGCGCCACCTGATCCCGAGCGACGAGGGACGCTACGCGGAAATGGCGCGCGAGATGCTCGTCACCGGCGACTGGATCACCCCGCGCTACAACGGGTATAAGTATTTCGAGAAGCCGCCGCTGCAAACCTGGTTCAACGCCATCACGTTCGCCTGGTTCGGCCTGGGCGAGTGGCAGGCGCGGCTCTATACGGCGCTATGCGGTTTTGCCGGCATCCTGCTGGTGGGCTACACCGGCGCGCGCGTGTTCAATCCGGCTGCCGGGCTGATGGCGGCACTGGTGCTGGCCGCGTCGCCATACTGGAATCTGATGGGCCACTTCAACGTGCTAGACACAGGCCTGGCGTTTTGGATGGCACTGACGCTGTGCTCGCTACTGCTGGCCCAACGCGCGCACCTGCCGGCCCGCGCACGACGTGGCTGGATGTGGCTGTGCTGGGCGTCAATGGCGCTGGCGGTCCTGTCCAAGGGCCTGGTTGGGTTGATCCTGCCGGGCGCGGCGCTGGTGGTCTACACCGTGGTGGCGCGTGACTGGGCGGTGTGGAAACGGCTCTACCTGATCAGCGGCGCGCTGGTCTTTGCCGGGATCGTGCTGCCATGGTTCGTGCTCGTGCAACGCAACAATCCAGAGTTCTTCCATTATTTTTTCATCGTCCAGCAGTTCGAGCGCTACCTGACACCCGCGCAAAACCGGCCCGGGCCATTCTATTATTTTGCTGGCGTGCTGCTTACGGGCTTCCTACCTTGGGTCTCGATCGCCGCACAGAGCGTGCGCCAGGGTTGGCGGATGCCGCGCCAGCAGAACGGCTTCGCGCCAGTCACACTGCTGCTGGTGTGGTCCGCGTTCATCTTCCTGTTCTTTAGCGCGTCGCATTCGAAGCTGATTTCGTACACGCTGCCCGTGGCGCCGGCGCTGGCCCTGGTGATCGGCCTGTACCTGCCGGGGATCACGCGCGCGCAATGGCAGCGGCACCTGCTCGGCTACGCAGCGCTCCTGGCCATAGCGGCTGTGGCGGCGTACTTCGCGCTGATCGGACAGGGCGACGCGAAGACGCCGAACGCGCTGTATCGCGAATTCATCGTCTGGGTTGAGATCGCCATCGGCGTCGGCCTCGTGCTGACGCTGCTTGCCAGCTGGCTCGTGCGGCGGCGCGCGCTGCCGCCCGGCGCCGCACCGCATGCCGCGCCAACGGCAACGAGCATCGTTGTGTTCGGCATCGGCTGGTTCCTGCTCGGCGCCATCGGCGGCAATGGCCACGAGGTGTTCGGACGACAAAGCAGCGGCGCCCTGCTCGCACCGGCGGTCCGGGCAGAGCTGGCGAAGCTGCCGGCCGACACGCCGTTCTACTCGGTGGACATGCTCGACCATACGCTGCCGTTCTATGTCCGCCACACGACCATCATGGTCCAGCACGCAGATGAGCTATGGTTCGGCGCAACGATCGAGCCAAGCAAGTGGATTCCGACGATTGACCAGTGGCGCGCCCGGTGGCATGAGCCCGGACCCGCACTGGCGTTGTTGCCGCCATCGCTGTACGGGCAACTGGCCGCCGCCGGCGTGCCGATGCAGGTGATTGCGCGCGACACGCGGCGCGTCGTCGTCGCCAAACCTCAACTGTAA
- the glp gene encoding gephyrin-like molybdotransferase Glp gives MLATQDALAQLLAAAFPLCAQPDAIETVPTQDALNRVLATDIHSALDVPPADISAMDGYAVRAGDVVAGRPMRVSQRVPAGYAPGGALEAGTAARVFTGAQLPAGADTVVIQEQAQAQAHGETVAFDAAPPMGDWINRRGSDIRKDAVILPAGMRLTPQALGLAASVGYATLPVARRPRVAIAFTGDELTMPGEPLREGAIYNSSRFTLGGLLAALGCDVTDLGIVPDRLDATRDALREAALAHDLILTSGGVSVGEEDHVRAAVQAEGSLHLWQIAMKPGKPFAFGTVHRPAAAGSLGADAPHDAAFFIGLPGNPVSSFVTFLLFVRPFILRLAGTGCVEPRVLHMRADFTQKKADRRNEFLRARINDAGGLDLFPNQSSAVLTSTVWGDGLIDNPPGHAIQAGEMVRFLPFSTLLA, from the coding sequence CTGCTGGCCACGCAGGACGCACTTGCGCAACTGCTGGCCGCGGCATTTCCATTATGCGCGCAGCCCGACGCAATCGAGACCGTACCGACGCAGGACGCGCTGAACCGCGTGTTAGCCACTGACATTCACTCGGCGCTCGATGTGCCGCCGGCCGACATCAGCGCGATGGACGGCTACGCAGTGCGGGCCGGCGACGTCGTGGCTGGCCGGCCGATGCGCGTGTCGCAACGCGTGCCAGCCGGGTATGCGCCCGGTGGCGCGCTTGAGGCCGGCACCGCCGCGCGCGTTTTCACCGGAGCGCAACTACCCGCGGGCGCTGACACGGTCGTGATACAGGAGCAGGCACAGGCACAGGCGCACGGCGAGACGGTCGCGTTCGATGCAGCGCCGCCAATGGGCGACTGGATCAACCGGCGTGGTTCGGATATCCGCAAGGATGCGGTGATTTTGCCTGCCGGCATGCGGCTAACGCCGCAGGCGTTGGGCCTGGCCGCGTCGGTCGGCTATGCGACGCTGCCGGTCGCGCGCCGGCCGAGGGTCGCGATAGCCTTCACCGGCGACGAGTTGACGATGCCTGGCGAGCCATTGCGTGAAGGCGCAATCTACAATTCGAGCCGGTTCACGCTCGGTGGGCTGCTGGCCGCACTCGGCTGCGACGTGACGGACCTGGGCATCGTGCCGGACCGGCTCGATGCGACGCGCGACGCGCTGCGCGAGGCGGCGCTCGCGCATGACCTGATCCTCACCTCCGGCGGCGTATCGGTGGGCGAAGAGGATCACGTGCGGGCCGCGGTTCAAGCTGAAGGTTCGCTGCACCTGTGGCAGATTGCGATGAAGCCGGGCAAGCCGTTTGCGTTCGGCACGGTGCACCGACCAGCGGCCGCGGGATCGCTGGGCGCCGATGCGCCGCACGACGCAGCGTTCTTTATTGGCTTGCCCGGTAATCCGGTGTCCAGCTTCGTGACATTCCTGTTGTTCGTGCGCCCGTTTATCCTACGCCTGGCCGGCACAGGATGCGTCGAGCCTCGTGTGCTGCATATGCGCGCCGATTTTACGCAAAAAAAGGCGGATCGCCGCAATGAATTCCTGCGCGCACGGATCAACGACGCTGGGGGACTCGACCTGTTCCCAAACCAGAGTTCGGCGGTGCTGACATCCACGGTGTGGGGGGACGGATTGATTGACAATCCGCCCGGGCACGCGATTCAGGCGGGCGAGATGGTGCGTTTCCTGCCCTTCTCGACGCTGCTGGCGTGA
- a CDS encoding Mth938-like domain-containing protein, translated as MKLHQDSADALNTVTGYGADYVDVNLQRYEHSILVFPQAPVAPWPVSSFDALTPEHFDSLVESAGESGVEVVIFGTGARLRFVHPRLTVALSRRRIGIEAMDFQAACRTYNILMAEGRKVALVLLIEKP; from the coding sequence TTGAAATTACACCAGGATTCTGCCGACGCCCTGAATACCGTAACCGGTTATGGCGCTGACTATGTCGACGTCAATCTGCAACGCTACGAGCACAGCATTCTGGTCTTCCCGCAGGCGCCGGTCGCGCCGTGGCCAGTGTCCTCGTTCGATGCACTCACGCCCGAGCATTTTGACTCACTGGTTGAGTCCGCCGGCGAATCCGGTGTCGAGGTCGTGATTTTTGGGACCGGCGCACGGCTGCGCTTCGTGCACCCGCGGCTGACCGTGGCGCTGTCGCGCCGGCGCATCGGTATTGAGGCGATGGATTTCCAGGCCGCGTGCCGCACCTATAACATTCTGATGGCCGAGGGCCGCAAGGTCGCGCTCGTGCTGCTGATCGAAAAACCATGA
- a CDS encoding DegT/DnrJ/EryC1/StrS family aminotransferase, which yields MSETSLPFLPFVRPHVDEETIAGVVDVLRSGWITTGPQNARFEAALSKYCGRPVRTFNSGTCTMEIALRIAGIGTGDEVITTPLSWVSTSNVICEVGATPIFADIDPITRNLDLDKLEAAITPRTRAIIPVYLAGMPMDLERLHAIARTHRLRVVEDAAQALGSSWNGRRVGTCGDFVSFSFHANKNITSIEGGALVMNHDDEARLAEKYRLQGITRTGFDGMECDVLGGKYNLTDVAARVGLGSLARLDEITAQRRALARAYFEHFAGGAAMAAGVELPPADFTNSNWHMFQIVLPLERLTIERADFMAQMKERGIGTGVHYPPIHLFKLYRERGFGPGMFPHAERVGRAIVTLPLFPQMTMADVSRVVQAVNEIIHRHQQ from the coding sequence ATGAGCGAAACCTCCTTGCCCTTTTTGCCGTTCGTGCGGCCGCACGTCGATGAGGAGACGATTGCCGGCGTCGTCGATGTGCTGCGCAGCGGCTGGATCACGACCGGCCCGCAAAACGCCCGTTTCGAAGCAGCGCTGTCCAAGTACTGCGGCCGGCCGGTGCGAACCTTCAATTCGGGCACCTGCACGATGGAAATCGCACTGCGCATCGCCGGCATCGGGACCGGCGACGAAGTGATCACCACGCCGCTGTCATGGGTGTCCACCAGCAACGTGATCTGCGAGGTGGGCGCGACCCCGATATTCGCCGACATCGACCCGATCACCCGAAACCTGGATCTGGACAAGCTCGAGGCCGCCATCACGCCGCGCACGCGCGCGATCATCCCAGTGTATTTGGCCGGGATGCCGATGGACCTGGAGCGGCTCCATGCGATCGCGCGCACGCACCGGTTGCGCGTGGTCGAGGACGCCGCACAGGCGCTCGGCTCAAGCTGGAACGGCCGGCGCGTCGGCACGTGCGGCGACTTCGTGTCATTCAGCTTCCATGCGAACAAGAACATCACATCGATCGAGGGCGGTGCGCTGGTGATGAACCACGATGACGAAGCACGGCTCGCCGAAAAGTATCGGCTGCAGGGCATCACGCGCACCGGCTTTGACGGAATGGAATGCGACGTGCTCGGCGGCAAGTACAATTTGACTGATGTCGCTGCGCGTGTCGGGTTGGGCTCGCTGGCCCGCCTGGACGAAATCACCGCGCAGCGCCGCGCGCTGGCGCGCGCGTATTTTGAGCATTTCGCCGGCGGCGCGGCCATGGCCGCCGGCGTGGAGTTGCCGCCCGCAGACTTCACGAACTCAAATTGGCACATGTTTCAGATCGTGCTGCCATTGGAGCGGCTTACGATCGAGCGCGCCGATTTCATGGCGCAGATGAAGGAGCGCGGTATCGGCACTGGCGTGCACTATCCGCCGATCCACCTATTTAAGCTATACCGGGAACGGGGCTTCGGCCCAGGCATGTTCCCACACGCAGAGCGCGTTGGGCGGGCGATCGTCACGCTGCCGCTGTTTCCGCAAATGACAATGGCTGACGTGTCGCGCGTCGTGCAAGCCGTCAACGAGATTATTCACCGTCATCAACAATGA
- a CDS encoding homoserine dehydrogenase, whose translation MEPIKVGLLGFGTVGSGTFNVLRRNQEEISRRAGRGIEITRVAVRNPAKAQQVLGDALGTVALTSDFAAVVDDPSLDIIAEMIGGTDIARELVLRAIHNGKHVVTANKALLAVHGTEIFEAARAKGVMVAFEAAVAGGIPIIKALREGLTANRIQYIAGVINGTTNFILSEMRERGLDFTTALADAQRLGYAEADPTFDIEGIDAAHKATIMAAIAFGVPVQFERAYVEGITRLDALDIRYAEELGYRIKLLGIARRTTQGIELRVHPTLIPAKRLIANVQGAMNAVLVYGDAVGATLYYGKGAGAEPTASAVVADLVDVTRLHTADPNNRVPHLAFQPDRLATTPILPIDEVTSSYYLRLRVADQTGVLADITRILAALGISIDALLQKESEVVDANRAGETDIILITHETREKNINTAISRIEALSTVRSGVTRLRMEALN comes from the coding sequence ATGGAACCGATCAAAGTAGGATTGTTGGGCTTTGGCACGGTCGGCAGTGGCACGTTCAACGTGTTGCGCCGCAACCAGGAAGAAATCAGCCGTCGGGCCGGCCGCGGAATCGAAATCACGCGCGTCGCGGTGCGCAATCCGGCCAAGGCGCAGCAGGTGCTGGGCGATGCGCTCGGCACGGTGGCGCTGACGTCGGACTTTGCCGCGGTGGTCGACGATCCGTCGCTGGACATCATTGCGGAAATGATTGGTGGCACTGACATCGCCCGCGAACTCGTGCTGCGTGCGATCCACAACGGCAAGCATGTGGTGACGGCCAACAAGGCGTTGCTCGCGGTGCATGGAACCGAAATCTTTGAGGCGGCGCGCGCCAAGGGCGTGATGGTCGCGTTCGAAGCGGCGGTAGCCGGCGGCATCCCGATCATCAAGGCGTTGCGCGAGGGTCTGACGGCGAACCGTATCCAGTATATCGCTGGCGTCATCAACGGCACCACTAACTTCATCCTGTCTGAGATGCGCGAGCGCGGCCTGGATTTCACGACCGCGCTGGCTGACGCTCAGCGGCTCGGCTACGCGGAGGCCGACCCGACATTCGACATCGAGGGGATTGACGCCGCACACAAGGCCACGATCATGGCGGCGATCGCATTCGGCGTGCCGGTGCAGTTCGAGCGTGCCTATGTCGAGGGCATTACCCGGCTGGACGCGCTGGATATTCGCTACGCGGAGGAACTTGGCTACCGGATCAAGCTGCTCGGCATTGCGCGGCGCACCACGCAAGGCATCGAGTTGCGCGTGCATCCGACGCTGATTCCGGCCAAGCGGCTGATCGCGAACGTGCAGGGCGCGATGAACGCGGTCCTGGTCTACGGCGATGCGGTGGGCGCAACACTGTACTATGGCAAGGGGGCGGGTGCCGAGCCGACGGCGTCGGCCGTGGTTGCCGACCTGGTCGACGTCACGCGGCTGCACACGGCGGATCCCAACAATCGCGTGCCGCATCTGGCATTCCAACCGGACCGGTTGGCGACCACGCCGATTCTGCCAATCGACGAGGTCACCAGCAGCTACTACTTGCGGCTGCGTGTCGCGGACCAGACCGGCGTGCTTGCTGACATCACGCGCATCCTCGCGGCCCTAGGCATCTCGATCGATGCGCTGCTGCAAAAGGAGTCGGAGGTCGTCGACGCAAACCGGGCGGGCGAGACCGATATCATCCTGATCACGCACGAGACGCGGGAGAAGAACATCAATACGGCGATTTCTCGTATCGAAGCGTTGTCCACGGTGCGCTCGGGCGTGACCCGGCTGCGCATGGAAGCGTTGAACTGA
- a CDS encoding SMR family transporter produces the protein MNPISLACILSGVLLNTCAQLLLKAGVNAVGHFEFSAANIVPISVRLVTQWPIIGGLACYVVSVVVWILGLSRVDVSIAYPMLSLGYAVNAVAAWYLFGEVMSVQRLVGIGIILFGVVVLARG, from the coding sequence ATGAATCCGATTTCCCTTGCGTGCATTCTTTCCGGCGTGCTGCTCAACACGTGCGCGCAGCTGTTGCTCAAGGCCGGGGTGAATGCGGTCGGTCATTTTGAATTCTCGGCGGCAAACATCGTGCCGATCAGCGTGCGACTAGTCACGCAGTGGCCGATCATTGGCGGGTTGGCATGCTATGTCGTCAGCGTCGTCGTCTGGATCCTCGGGCTGTCGCGCGTAGACGTGTCGATCGCCTACCCGATGTTGTCGCTCGGCTACGCGGTCAATGCGGTAGCGGCCTGGTACCTGTTCGGCGAGGTCATGTCGGTACAGCGCCTCGTCGGCATCGGTATCATTCTATTCGGCGTGGTCGTGCTGGCGCGCGGTTGA
- a CDS encoding glycosyltransferase: protein MNKPELSVVIPVYNEEAGLAALFARLYPALDALDLTYEVIFINDGSRDRSAAMLAEQYHTRPDTTRVVLLNGNYGQHMAILAGFEQTRGDIVITLDADLQNPPEEIGKLVAKMREGHDYVGTVRLQRRDSLFRRKASAAMNRLRERITRIRMADQGCMLRAYSRRIIDTINLCGEINTFIPALAYTFAQNPVEIEVSHEERFAGESKYSLYSLIRLNFDLVTGFSVVPLQWLSFVGVILSSGSAALFLLLLVRRFIIGAEVQGVFTLFAITFFLLGVIIFALGLLGEYIGRIYQQVRARPRYLVQAVLQQRDSDAPTHDRAPAPPVQHVARGEHADGTVKCDADGTVERGQ, encoded by the coding sequence ATGAATAAACCTGAACTGTCCGTCGTGATCCCCGTCTACAACGAGGAGGCGGGCCTGGCCGCACTGTTTGCGCGGCTCTATCCGGCGCTGGACGCGCTGGACTTGACCTACGAAGTGATTTTCATTAACGACGGCAGTCGTGATCGCTCGGCCGCGATGCTGGCCGAGCAGTACCACACGCGCCCAGACACCACCCGTGTCGTGCTGCTCAACGGTAATTACGGGCAACACATGGCGATCCTCGCCGGGTTCGAGCAGACGCGCGGCGACATCGTGATTACACTCGATGCGGACTTGCAGAATCCACCGGAGGAAATCGGCAAGCTGGTGGCCAAGATGCGCGAGGGCCACGACTACGTCGGCACGGTCCGGCTGCAGCGGCGCGACAGCCTGTTCCGCCGCAAGGCGTCGGCCGCGATGAACCGGTTGCGCGAGCGCATCACGCGGATCCGGATGGCCGACCAAGGTTGCATGCTGCGCGCGTACAGCCGCCGCATCATCGACACGATCAACCTGTGCGGCGAGATCAACACGTTCATCCCGGCGCTCGCCTACACGTTCGCGCAAAATCCGGTCGAGATCGAGGTATCGCACGAGGAGCGTTTCGCCGGCGAATCGAAGTATTCGCTGTACAGCTTGATTCGGTTGAACTTCGACTTGGTCACCGGCTTCTCGGTGGTGCCGCTGCAATGGCTGTCGTTCGTCGGCGTGATCCTGTCCAGCGGCTCCGCGGCGCTGTTCCTGCTGCTGCTGGTGCGGCGCTTCATCATTGGCGCGGAAGTTCAAGGCGTGTTCACGCTGTTCGCGATCACGTTCTTTCTGCTCGGCGTGATCATTTTCGCGCTCGGCCTGCTCGGTGAATACATCGGCCGGATCTACCAGCAAGTGCGCGCGCGGCCACGCTATTTGGTGCAGGCGGTGCTGCAGCAGCGCGACAGCGATGCACCAACGCATGACCGCGCGCCGGCTCCCCCGGTGCAGCACGTCGCGCGCGGCGAGCACGCAGATGGCACGGTGAAGTGCGACGCAGATGGTACGGTGGAGCGCGGCCAATGA
- the thrC gene encoding threonine synthase, translating into MNYISTRGAGLGERHSFSDILLGGLAKDGGLYLPAHYPRVSDAELSRWRTLSYADLAFEVLAKFCDDMPADDLRALTRRTYRADVYSNVRDGSDAQRITPLKTLGIEGGAPLALLELSNGPTLAFKDMAMQLLGNLFEHALARQGQQLNILGATSGDTGSAAEYAMRGKRGVRVFMLSPHRKMSAFQTAQMFSLQDPNIFNIAVEGVFDDCQDIVKAVSNDHAFKARYQIGTVNSINWARVVAQVVYYFRGYFEATRGNDQRVSFTVPSGNFGNVCAGHIARMMGLPIDKLVVATNENDVLDEFFRTGNYRVRAAAETHHTTSPSMDISKASNFERFVFDLLDRDSARVLQLFRDVEAKGGFDLAASGDFARVREFGFVSGRSTHADRIATIRDVHRRYQAIIDTHTADGVKVAREYLEPGVPMIVLETAQPIKFGATIREALDRDPPRPSAFDGLEALPQRFTVLPADAARVKDFIRAQIDG; encoded by the coding sequence ATGAACTACATTTCCACACGCGGCGCCGGGCTCGGCGAGCGCCATTCGTTTTCCGACATCCTACTCGGCGGTCTTGCGAAGGATGGTGGCCTGTATTTGCCGGCGCATTATCCGCGTGTGTCCGACGCCGAGTTGTCCCGCTGGCGTACGCTGTCCTATGCGGACCTGGCATTTGAGGTCCTCGCGAAATTCTGCGATGACATGCCGGCTGACGACTTGCGGGCGCTGACGCGGCGCACCTATCGTGCCGACGTATACTCAAATGTGCGCGACGGCAGCGATGCGCAGCGCATCACGCCGCTTAAGACGCTGGGTATCGAGGGTGGCGCGCCGCTGGCGCTGCTCGAGCTGTCCAACGGCCCGACGCTCGCGTTCAAAGACATGGCGATGCAGTTGCTCGGCAACCTGTTCGAGCACGCGTTGGCGCGTCAGGGCCAGCAATTGAACATCCTTGGCGCGACGTCTGGCGACACCGGCAGCGCCGCCGAATACGCGATGCGCGGTAAGCGAGGTGTGCGCGTGTTTATGCTGTCGCCGCATCGCAAGATGAGCGCGTTCCAGACCGCGCAGATGTTCAGCCTGCAGGATCCGAATATTTTCAATATCGCGGTCGAAGGGGTGTTCGACGATTGCCAGGACATTGTCAAGGCCGTCTCAAACGACCACGCGTTCAAGGCCCGCTACCAAATCGGTACGGTCAACTCGATCAACTGGGCCCGGGTCGTCGCACAGGTTGTCTACTATTTTCGAGGCTATTTCGAGGCGACGCGCGGCAACGATCAGCGCGTGTCGTTTACAGTCCCGTCGGGCAATTTCGGCAATGTGTGCGCCGGTCACATCGCGCGGATGATGGGCTTGCCGATCGACAAGCTGGTGGTTGCCACCAACGAGAACGACGTGCTTGACGAGTTCTTCCGCACCGGTAATTATCGCGTGCGCGCCGCGGCTGAAACCCACCATACGACCAGTCCCAGCATGGACATCTCAAAGGCGTCGAACTTCGAGCGCTTCGTCTTTGACTTACTGGACCGCGATTCGGCGCGCGTGTTGCAGTTGTTCCGCGACGTCGAGGCCAAGGGCGGGTTCGACTTGGCTGCGTCGGGCGATTTTGCCCGCGTGCGCGAGTTCGGTTTCGTGTCCGGTCGCAGCACGCACGCGGACCGAATCGCGACGATCCGCGACGTCCACCGTCGCTACCAGGCGATAATCGACACGCATACGGCGGACGGCGTGAAGGTGGCGCGCGAATACCTGGAGCCGGGGGTGCCAATGATCGTGCTCGAGACCGCGCAACCGATCAAGTTCGGCGCTACGATCCGCGAGGCGCTGGATCGGGATCCTCCGCGTCCGTCGGCCTTTGACGGACTGGAGGCGTTGCCGCAGCGTTTCACCGTGTTGCCGGCCGACGCTGCGCGCGTGAAGGACTTCATTCGCGCGCAGATCGACGGCTAG
- a CDS encoding pyridoxal phosphate-dependent aminotransferase: MKPILKSNKLSNVCYDIRGPVLDEAKRLEEEGHRIIKLNIGNLAAFGFDAPEEIITDMIRNLPESSGYSDSKGVFAARKSIMHYTQQKGIAGVKLEDVFIGNGASELIVMAMQGLLNDGDEVLLPAPDYPLWTAAVSLSGGTPVHYRCDEYNGWLPDLDDMRAKISPNTRALVIINPNNPTGALYPDDLLQAMLELARQHQLIVFSDEVYDKIVYDGGVHTSVGALSQDVLTVTFNSLSKSYRSCGYRAGWMVVSGDKRHASDYLEGLGILASMRLCANVPGQYAIQTALGGYQSINELIQPGGRLYKQRELAYDMLSAIPGVSVVKPKAALYMFPRLDPAVYPVRDDQQLILELLQQERVLLVQGTGFNWPAPDHFRVVFLPSVDDLSDSLSRVARFLDGYRKRTGA, translated from the coding sequence GTGAAGCCCATCCTGAAATCGAATAAGTTGTCAAACGTCTGTTACGACATACGCGGGCCCGTGCTCGACGAGGCCAAGCGCCTCGAGGAAGAGGGGCACCGGATCATTAAGCTGAACATCGGCAATCTTGCTGCGTTCGGCTTTGACGCGCCTGAGGAGATTATCACCGACATGATCCGCAACCTGCCGGAGTCGTCCGGCTATTCGGATTCGAAGGGTGTGTTCGCAGCGCGTAAATCCATCATGCACTACACGCAGCAAAAGGGTATCGCCGGCGTCAAGCTCGAAGACGTTTTCATTGGCAATGGCGCGTCCGAGTTGATCGTGATGGCGATGCAAGGCTTGCTCAATGATGGCGACGAGGTGCTGTTGCCAGCGCCGGACTACCCGTTGTGGACCGCGGCGGTCAGTCTGTCGGGCGGCACGCCGGTTCACTACCGGTGCGACGAGTACAACGGCTGGCTGCCGGATCTGGACGATATGCGTGCGAAGATCTCGCCGAATACGCGCGCCCTGGTGATCATTAACCCGAACAATCCGACCGGCGCGCTGTACCCGGACGATCTCTTGCAGGCGATGCTCGAGCTTGCACGCCAGCACCAGCTGATCGTGTTCTCCGACGAGGTCTACGACAAGATCGTCTACGACGGCGGTGTGCACACGTCGGTCGGCGCGCTCTCGCAGGACGTGCTCACCGTCACGTTCAACAGCTTGTCCAAGAGCTACCGGTCTTGCGGCTACCGGGCCGGTTGGATGGTGGTGTCCGGCGACAAGCGGCATGCGAGCGACTATCTGGAAGGGCTCGGCATCCTCGCATCGATGCGGCTGTGCGCGAACGTGCCGGGCCAATATGCGATCCAGACCGCGCTGGGCGGCTACCAGAGCATCAACGAGCTGATCCAGCCGGGCGGGCGCCTGTACAAGCAGCGCGAGCTTGCCTACGATATGCTCAGCGCGATTCCAGGCGTGTCGGTCGTCAAGCCGAAGGCGGCCTTATACATGTTTCCCAGGCTGGATCCGGCTGTCTATCCGGTGCGCGACGACCAGCAACTGATTCTGGAACTGTTGCAGCAAGAGCGGGTGCTGCTGGTGCAGGGCACCGGATTCAACTGGCCCGCTCCTGACCATTTCCGGGTCGTATTCCTACCCAGCGTCGATGACCTGAGCGATTCGCTGAGTCGTGTCGCACGGTTTCTCGACGGCTACCGCAAGCGTACGGGCGCGTGA